The Babylonia areolata isolate BAREFJ2019XMU chromosome 17, ASM4173473v1, whole genome shotgun sequence genome has a window encoding:
- the LOC143291449 gene encoding PI-PLC X domain-containing protein 2-like, with product MASAEADDTCMGDGAKTSSGKTDQTILENWMGNLPAKQHDVPLHTLYIPGSHNSGTYKLNQDWEVGPDADQTVKSLSAFPMAKTIIHAWSRCQSLPVLQQLKAGVRYLDLRVAHRPQTDQLHLVHALYGPSVATVMEEVRSFLTDHDKEVVILDFNHFYSMELEHHIQLITYLMFVFDGMLCPHSPLSSLTLNSLAEKGTRLIIFYGHSSVLEFPDLWPSLHIKSVWSNTMSVEKCLSHQEVAAKERGGEAFHVCQAVLTPATGDIMQKFHSNIQAECAKKINPLLPQWMRCDKMKGCQGMVLIVDFVEEGDFVHSVVDLNK from the exons ATGGCGTCCGCAGAAGCAGACGACACCTGCATGGGTGACGGAGCAAAAACCTCGAGCGGTAAAACTGATCAAACGATTTTGGAGAATTGGATGGGAAATCTGCCTGCAAAACAGCATGATGTGCCTCTGCATACTCTGTATATCCCAG GGTCCCACAACTCGGGAACCTACAAACTGAACCAGGACTGGGAGGTGGGTCCAGATGCTGACCAGACGGTGAAGAGTCTGTCGGCCTTCCCCATGGCCAAGACCATCATCCACGCCTGGAGCCGGTGCCAGAGTCTCCCTGTTCTTCAGCAGCTGAAGGCAGGGGTTCGATACCTGGACCTGAGGGTGGCTCACCGCCCACAGACAGATCAACTGCACTTGGTCCATGCTCTCTACGGCCCCTCGGTCGCCACAGTGATGGAGGAGGTTAG gtcGTTCCTGACGGACCATGACAAGGAGGTGGTGATCCTGGACTTCAACCACTTCTACAGCATGGAGCTGGAGCACCACATCCAGCTCATCACCTACCTCATGTTCGTCTTCGATGGAATGCtctgccctcactcccctctcagCTCCCTCACCCTCAACTCCCTGGCAGAGAAGGGCACTCGTTTGATCATCTTCTACGGACACAGCAGTGTGTTGGAGTTCCCTGACCTGTGGCCCAGTCTTCACATCAAGTCGGTGTGGTCCAACACGATGAGTGTGGAGAAGTGTCTGTCGCACCAAGAGGTGGCAGCGAAAGAGCGCGGCGGTGAAGCCTTTCATGTGTGTCAGGCCGTGCTGACGCCCGCCACAGGGGACATCATGCAGAAGTTCCACAGCAACATCCAGGCAGAGTGTGCCAAGAAGATCAACCCTCTGCTGCCCCAGTGGATGAGGTGTGACAAGATGAAGGGGTGTCAAGGTATGGTGCTGATCGTCGAttttgtggaggagggggattttGTTCACAGCGTTGTTGATCTGAACAAGTGA
- the LOC143291448 gene encoding uncharacterized protein LOC143291448 codes for MSSPRSMSTSASVPSMLSARGSNFHGPLPMFEVFAGLESDKFPFGLGDICVMQPRLIILVTYLTSDLLRVFPWREESPAFVSQPLGCALCCMTQLTTETVAVTSSNSDLLSFLKVDTHSVHVTQAVSMRRQYRAVTALDHRTLALATDSRKSASNVIVVVRFHSSSDYRSYTALRTIGTRHTSVPVVRLLSKTLFKVPYSLCTSSDGDIIVSDSQRKALLGLQPDGETRFVFQPPKQSRMIDTPGGVACSPSGHLYLVDSCEQRVLRFDHKGKFQKVVLSQEDGLEWPIGVAVVDDTILCVAEFYGQVKVFRVR; via the exons ATGTCCAGCCCCCGTTCCATGTCCACGTCCGCCAGCGTTCCTTCCATGCTGTCAGCACGGGGTTCTAACTTCCACGGTCCACTTCCc ATGTTCGAAGTTTTCGCAGGACTGGAGTCTGACAAATTCCCCTTTGGCCTGGGCGACATTTGCGTCATGCAGCCTCGACTGATCATCCTCGTCACATACCTCACCAGTGATCTATTGCGCGTGTTTCCATGGCGGGAAGAGTCGCCGGCCTTCGTGTCCCAGCCGCTAGGGTGCGCTTTGTGCTGTATGACGCAGCTGACGACAGAAACTGTGGCTGTGACGTCATCCAACAGTGACCTGCTGTCTTTCTTGAAG GTGGACACGCACAGTGTGCACGTGACGCAGGCGGTGTCCATGAGGCGCCAGTACCGGGCCGTGACGGCGCTGGACCACCGCACGCTAGCGTTGGCCACGGACAGCCGTAAGTCGGCCAGCAACGTCATCGTGGTCGTGCGCTTCCATAGCAGCTCGGACTACCGGTCCTACACTGCCCTCCGCACCATCGGCACGCGCCACACGTCCGTGCCCGTAGTCCGGCTGCTGTCCAAGACGCTGTTCAAG GTCCCTTACAGCCTGTGCACGTCGAGTGACGGTGATATCATCGTGTCGGACAGTCAGAGGAAGGCGCTGTTGGGCCTGCAGCCAGACGGGGAAACACGCTTCGTCTTTCAGCCACCCAA GCAGTCCCGAATGATTGACACCCCAGGGGGCGTGGCCTGCAGTCCCTCTGGTCACCTTTACCTGGTGGATTCCTGCGAGCAGCGCGTGCTTCGCTTTGACCACAAGGGCAAGTTCCAGAAAGTCGTCCTGTCGCAAGAGGATGGCCTGGAGTGGCCGATTGGGGTCGCTGTGGTGGATGACACTATTCTGTGCGTGGCAGAGTTCTACGGCCAGGTCAAGGTGTTTCGGGTGAGGTAG